From a region of the Rhodococcus sp. 4CII genome:
- a CDS encoding acyl-CoA dehydrogenase family protein, translating into MSTTILTDEAAQLAATVADVVATWQLPAAGRLVPDAEHFHDQWKVAEELGWTTILDDVDCTSFEGLAQAVELITAAAAVTRALAHAGAALPVRQTLVARALASQPIATGSIVVSAHSFGVWDPIASAFVGADGTTQSRAAQGPVDRDVAARPVHRADHPEDLGDQPDGVLGQFLLVEEIAGAAHGAIEQARAYVSSRVQFGRPLIKLPAVAQELGRLTIAQLQLDEAIAEFARRLHTGSPDRIRFAALAARALACDVASDVAAHTHQLHGALGLTADATLRHHTLLLWADRDEGLHHRSWGVQRLPTCEVDLWSLSQPEPAHPL; encoded by the coding sequence ATGAGCACGACGATTCTCACCGACGAAGCCGCACAACTCGCGGCGACCGTCGCCGACGTGGTGGCCACCTGGCAGCTCCCGGCCGCCGGCCGCCTCGTCCCGGACGCCGAACACTTCCACGATCAATGGAAGGTCGCCGAGGAATTGGGATGGACCACGATCCTCGACGACGTCGACTGCACCAGCTTCGAGGGCTTGGCCCAGGCGGTCGAACTCATCACCGCCGCCGCCGCCGTCACCCGCGCCCTCGCGCACGCCGGCGCCGCCCTTCCCGTCCGCCAGACGTTGGTTGCGCGCGCCCTCGCCTCCCAACCGATAGCCACCGGGTCAATCGTTGTCAGCGCGCACTCGTTCGGGGTCTGGGATCCGATCGCGTCCGCTTTCGTCGGTGCCGACGGCACCACCCAGAGCCGGGCGGCGCAGGGACCGGTGGACCGCGACGTCGCGGCCCGTCCGGTGCACCGAGCCGACCACCCAGAGGACCTCGGGGATCAACCCGACGGTGTGCTGGGCCAGTTTCTGCTCGTCGAGGAAATCGCGGGCGCAGCCCACGGTGCAATCGAGCAGGCCCGCGCCTACGTTTCCAGCCGGGTGCAGTTCGGCCGGCCCCTGATCAAGCTTCCCGCGGTGGCCCAGGAACTGGGCCGGCTGACGATCGCGCAGCTGCAACTCGACGAGGCGATCGCCGAATTCGCCCGCCGCCTGCACACCGGATCCCCCGATCGGATTCGTTTCGCTGCCCTTGCAGCCCGGGCGCTGGCCTGCGATGTCGCCTCCGACGTCGCCGCACACACACATCAATTGCACGGTGCCCTCGGCTTGACCGCGGACGCCACGCTCCGGCACCACACCCTGCTGCTGTGGGCCGACCGGGACGAGGGCCTGCACCACCGCAGCTGGGGGGTGCAACGCCTGCCCACCTGCGAGGTCGACCTGTGGTCGCTGAGCCAGCCGGAACCAGCGCACCCGCTCTGA
- a CDS encoding CoA transferase, producing the protein MKHDNPILIGSSTSLPPGGREPSPHPVAVGGPLEGLRVIELATVIMGPYAGQQFGDLGADVIKVEAPAGDPTRQFDPKRHPGMGGPTLNLNRNKRSVTLDLKDASDRDSLLALLETADVFITNVRPGALARLSLGWEDVAAVNPRLVYATAQGFRSDSAMRDNAAYDDIIQAATGLVWLNEQVSGQPNFIPSVVADKVCGLMMVQSVLAALHYRDRTGRGQHVEIPMADTMIAFNLVEHLAGATLDPADDSEYGYRRVLSRERKACRTADGWMCILPYNDANWRDFFELAGDPEAATDPRFTTMAGRVANSDALYARMRALTAQFSTTEWQRMCDRASIPAHPVYNLAESATSRYAQDGGLLTTAEHPTEGPYQLIGHPVRYSETPAQLHRHCPAQGQHTESILDDLGHRQRSRA; encoded by the coding sequence GTGAAGCACGACAACCCCATTTTGATCGGTTCGAGCACATCCCTCCCCCCTGGCGGGCGGGAACCATCCCCCCATCCCGTTGCGGTCGGTGGTCCCCTGGAAGGACTCCGCGTCATCGAATTGGCCACGGTCATCATGGGCCCCTACGCCGGTCAGCAGTTCGGGGATCTCGGTGCGGATGTGATCAAGGTCGAGGCTCCCGCCGGTGATCCGACACGGCAGTTCGACCCGAAGCGGCATCCGGGGATGGGCGGCCCGACCCTTAATCTCAACCGCAACAAACGAAGTGTCACACTCGATCTCAAGGATGCGTCCGATCGAGATTCGCTGCTCGCGTTACTCGAGACCGCGGATGTGTTCATCACCAATGTCCGTCCCGGCGCCCTCGCGCGGCTCTCGCTCGGCTGGGAGGACGTTGCCGCGGTCAATCCACGTCTGGTGTACGCCACCGCACAAGGTTTTCGGTCCGACTCCGCGATGCGCGACAACGCAGCCTACGACGACATCATCCAGGCGGCCACCGGCCTGGTGTGGCTCAACGAGCAAGTCTCAGGCCAACCCAACTTCATCCCCTCGGTGGTAGCCGACAAGGTGTGCGGTCTGATGATGGTGCAATCGGTCCTCGCAGCCCTGCACTACCGGGACCGTACCGGGCGCGGACAGCACGTCGAAATCCCGATGGCGGACACCATGATCGCCTTCAACCTCGTCGAACACCTCGCCGGAGCAACACTCGACCCGGCCGACGACAGCGAGTACGGCTACCGCCGGGTCCTCAGCCGTGAACGCAAGGCCTGCCGCACCGCCGACGGGTGGATGTGCATCCTGCCCTACAACGACGCGAACTGGCGGGACTTCTTCGAACTTGCCGGAGACCCCGAGGCGGCGACCGATCCCCGGTTCACCACCATGGCCGGCCGCGTCGCGAATTCCGATGCGCTGTACGCCAGAATGCGGGCCCTGACAGCACAGTTCAGCACCACAGAGTGGCAGCGCATGTGCGATCGCGCGAGCATCCCGGCGCATCCGGTCTACAACCTTGCCGAGAGCGCGACCAGCCGCTACGCACAGGACGGCGGTCTGCTCACCACCGCCGAACACCCCACCGAGGGCCCCTACCAGCTGATCGGTCACCCGGTCCGGTACTCCGAGACGCCGGCGCAACTGCACCGGCACTGCCCGGCCCAGGGGCAGCACACCGAGTCGATCCTCGACGACCTCGGCCATCGGCAGCGGAGCCGGGCATGA
- a CDS encoding LysR family transcriptional regulator translates to MDFSRRLLEQFVVVAEERHFTRAAERLSMSQPPLTQAIKRLEKTIGVPLLERSTRQVQLTPAGKAFALDARHLLDAQSSATERARRIARGAEGTLRLGFVSGASYVSVPRLVGMVHNNLPGLRIHLYQRTSAELADMVRSRRLDLAMVRAPLPDPDHLDIRLLHDEPLVCALPAEHDLASRADFALADLRHQDFALPSATALPGLSQLIYSGCRAGGFEPRDGGRADSLMGMLGLVAAAHCVCLVPREICDGTVPGITYRPLGDAPRLQTLVIASAARNDPLVDRVMALVGHPA, encoded by the coding sequence ATGGATTTTTCGCGACGGCTGCTCGAGCAGTTCGTCGTGGTCGCCGAAGAGCGTCACTTCACCCGCGCGGCCGAGCGACTGTCGATGAGTCAGCCGCCCCTCACTCAGGCGATCAAACGTCTCGAAAAGACCATCGGTGTTCCGCTGCTGGAACGAAGCACCCGCCAGGTGCAACTCACCCCCGCGGGGAAGGCTTTCGCTCTCGATGCACGACACCTGCTGGACGCGCAGAGTTCCGCCACCGAACGTGCCAGGCGGATCGCAAGAGGAGCGGAAGGGACGCTGCGCCTCGGATTCGTCAGCGGGGCTTCCTACGTCTCGGTTCCCCGCCTGGTCGGCATGGTCCACAACAACTTGCCCGGCCTCCGCATCCACCTCTATCAACGCACCTCCGCCGAACTCGCCGACATGGTGCGCAGTCGGCGGCTGGACCTCGCGATGGTCCGCGCTCCCCTGCCCGACCCCGACCATCTCGATATCCGGCTCCTGCACGACGAACCGTTGGTGTGCGCACTTCCCGCCGAGCACGATCTCGCATCCCGGGCCGACTTCGCTCTGGCCGACCTGCGGCATCAGGATTTCGCGCTGCCCTCCGCGACCGCGTTGCCCGGGCTCAGCCAGTTGATCTACTCCGGTTGCCGTGCCGGAGGTTTCGAGCCCAGAGACGGTGGTCGAGCCGACAGTCTGATGGGAATGCTGGGCCTGGTCGCCGCCGCCCACTGCGTGTGCCTGGTTCCACGGGAGATCTGCGACGGAACCGTTCCCGGGATCACCTACCGGCCTCTCGGCGACGCCCCGCGCCTGCAAACACTCGTGATCGCCAGCGCGGCACGCAACGACCCCCTGGTCGACCGCGTGATGGCGCTCGTCGGGCACCCTGCGTAG
- a CDS encoding FCD domain-containing protein, giving the protein MAQTVRRLGEAIGLGIFDVGARLPSESELAEQLGISAMTLREALAVMREAGYVETRRGRQGGTYVKELALTVPEREAQKRIAAITDEYIEDLTAYRIAIGGESAALAAERAAPEDLTEMRELLERMDAADAFEEFRKCDAAFHVTIASCTRSHRLARAETELQAELNPLMGAFRVGPQARHTTNAQHHEIFAAIEAGDGELARRLMAEHMTSSAAAILGFTRAAASAGS; this is encoded by the coding sequence GTGGCGCAGACCGTTCGCCGGCTCGGCGAAGCCATTGGGCTGGGCATTTTCGATGTCGGAGCCCGACTTCCCTCCGAGTCGGAACTGGCCGAGCAGCTGGGGATCTCCGCGATGACATTGCGCGAAGCGCTCGCGGTCATGCGCGAAGCCGGTTATGTCGAGACCCGACGCGGGCGCCAGGGCGGTACCTACGTCAAAGAGCTGGCTCTCACGGTTCCCGAGCGCGAGGCGCAGAAGCGGATCGCGGCAATTACCGACGAATACATCGAAGACCTCACCGCCTATCGCATCGCCATCGGTGGGGAGAGCGCGGCACTCGCCGCCGAACGTGCGGCGCCCGAAGACCTTACCGAGATGCGGGAGCTCCTCGAGAGGATGGACGCCGCGGACGCGTTCGAGGAATTTCGCAAGTGCGACGCCGCCTTCCACGTCACCATCGCCTCCTGCACACGGTCGCACCGGCTTGCCCGGGCTGAGACGGAACTGCAGGCCGAGTTGAACCCGCTGATGGGGGCGTTCCGGGTGGGCCCGCAGGCCCGGCATACCACCAATGCCCAGCACCACGAGATCTTCGCGGCGATCGAAGCCGGAGACGGAGAGCTGGCGCGCCGCTTGATGGCTGAGCACATGACCAGCAGCGCGGCAGCAATTCTGGGATTTACCCGCGCCGCAGCAAGCGCGGGCAGCTGA
- a CDS encoding acyl-CoA dehydrogenase family protein: MTTREQSLRVAVRELCAEWDYEPRCDAWGGSADPEFSRELGRRGLLALTWPKDLGGAAESNLSRLAVTEELLRAGAPVSYHWAGERQIGPTLIRHGNRELQDEFCSRLARAEISFALGMSEPDAGSDLASVRTTATRTDEGWVIHGRKVWTSGAHFADYLYVLARTSKGEDRHAGLSEFVVDTAAPGVHVQPIIGMDGGHHFNEVVFDEVRVPDRWLIGTEGHGWQQVISQLAFERGGPERFLSMYPLLGAVLDADVLDDTDRAALRVLTAQLTVLRSLSRDIATALDAGHSPVTQAATSKYLGNRLELAMLDFVRPLLSRCDGRVRALFDAAVIASPKSGLRGGAAPVMLSIVTKEMQ; the protein is encoded by the coding sequence ATGACTACACGAGAACAATCGCTGCGCGTCGCGGTGCGCGAACTGTGCGCCGAATGGGACTACGAACCCCGGTGCGACGCCTGGGGCGGCTCGGCCGACCCCGAATTCAGTCGGGAACTCGGGCGGCGGGGACTACTCGCGCTGACCTGGCCGAAGGACCTCGGCGGGGCCGCGGAATCGAACCTCTCCCGGCTCGCGGTCACCGAGGAACTGCTCCGGGCCGGCGCCCCGGTTTCGTACCACTGGGCGGGCGAACGACAGATCGGCCCAACCCTGATCCGCCACGGCAACCGCGAACTCCAGGACGAATTCTGTTCCCGCCTGGCCAGGGCCGAGATCAGTTTCGCGCTCGGGATGAGCGAGCCGGACGCCGGCTCCGACCTGGCGTCGGTGCGCACCACGGCCACCCGCACCGATGAGGGCTGGGTCATCCACGGTCGCAAGGTCTGGACGAGCGGCGCCCACTTCGCCGACTACCTCTACGTCCTGGCCCGCACCTCCAAGGGTGAGGACCGGCACGCCGGCCTGAGTGAATTCGTGGTCGACACCGCCGCGCCCGGGGTGCACGTGCAACCGATCATCGGCATGGACGGAGGACATCACTTCAACGAAGTCGTCTTCGACGAGGTACGCGTGCCCGACCGGTGGCTGATCGGCACCGAGGGACACGGCTGGCAGCAGGTCATCTCCCAGCTCGCCTTCGAACGCGGTGGCCCCGAACGGTTCCTGTCGATGTACCCGCTGCTGGGCGCGGTTCTCGACGCCGATGTCCTCGACGACACCGACCGCGCCGCGCTGCGCGTGCTGACTGCCCAGCTGACGGTCCTGCGTTCCCTCTCGCGGGACATCGCGACCGCCTTGGACGCAGGACACAGCCCGGTGACACAGGCCGCCACCAGTAAATACCTCGGCAACCGGCTCGAACTGGCCATGCTCGACTTCGTCCGACCTCTGTTGTCCCGGTGCGATGGGCGAGTACGGGCCCTGTTCGACGCGGCGGTGATCGCGTCCCCGAAGTCGGGTCTGCGCGGCGGCGCCGCCCCGGTCATGCTGTCCATCGTCACGAAGGAAATGCAATGA
- the ald gene encoding alanine dehydrogenase — translation MKVGIPKEIKNHEYRVAITPAGVHELVSHGHEVFVEEAAGAGSSIPDEEYLAAGAKILSSADDIWATGDLILKVKEPIAPEYHRMREGQVLFTYLHLAADKALTDELQKRRVTGIAYETVQTPTGALPLLAPMSEVAGRLAPQAGAHHLLRAGGGRGVLLGGVPGVQAAKVVVIGAGVSGMNAAAIALGLQAEVWLLDRNVDTLRAADRIYQGRLRTVASNAYAIERAVLDADLVIGAVLVPGAKAPTLISNELVSRMKPGSVLVDISIDQGGCFEDSRPTTHAQPTYKVHDSIFYCVANMPGAVPHTSTYALTNVTLPYALALANKGWEQALNEDQALARGLNTHAGQVTYTPVAEAHGLEPAHAVAV, via the coding sequence GTGAAGGTCGGCATTCCCAAGGAAATCAAGAACCACGAGTACCGCGTGGCCATCACCCCGGCCGGTGTGCACGAGCTCGTGTCACACGGGCACGAGGTGTTCGTCGAGGAGGCAGCCGGGGCGGGATCGTCGATCCCGGACGAGGAGTATCTCGCCGCCGGCGCGAAGATCCTCTCCTCGGCGGACGACATCTGGGCGACCGGTGACCTGATCCTGAAGGTCAAAGAACCCATCGCACCCGAATATCACCGGATGCGCGAGGGGCAGGTCCTGTTCACCTACCTCCATCTGGCCGCAGACAAGGCACTGACCGACGAGCTGCAGAAACGTCGGGTGACCGGCATCGCCTACGAAACGGTGCAGACCCCGACCGGGGCCCTGCCGCTGCTGGCACCGATGAGTGAGGTCGCCGGCCGCCTGGCGCCGCAAGCCGGTGCCCACCACCTGCTGCGGGCCGGTGGCGGGCGCGGCGTCCTTCTCGGCGGGGTGCCCGGCGTCCAGGCCGCCAAGGTCGTCGTGATCGGGGCCGGTGTCTCGGGGATGAACGCCGCGGCGATCGCACTGGGCCTGCAGGCGGAGGTCTGGCTCCTGGACCGCAATGTCGACACCCTGCGCGCGGCGGACCGCATCTACCAGGGGCGGCTGCGCACCGTCGCCTCCAACGCCTATGCGATCGAGCGTGCGGTCCTCGACGCCGACCTGGTGATCGGGGCGGTACTGGTTCCCGGTGCCAAGGCCCCGACGTTGATCTCCAACGAACTGGTCAGCCGGATGAAGCCCGGCTCGGTGCTGGTGGACATCTCCATCGATCAGGGTGGATGCTTCGAGGACTCGCGCCCCACCACCCACGCCCAGCCGACGTACAAGGTGCACGACTCGATCTTCTACTGCGTGGCGAATATGCCCGGCGCCGTGCCCCATACCTCCACGTATGCGCTGACCAACGTCACGCTGCCCTACGCCCTCGCCCTGGCGAACAAGGGGTGGGAGCAGGCGCTGAACGAGGACCAGGCGCTGGCGCGGGGCCTGAACACGCACGCCGGGCAGGTGACGTACACCCCGGTCGCGGAAGCGCACGGACTCGAACCGGCGCACGCCGTCGCTGTCTGA
- a CDS encoding NAD(P)/FAD-dependent oxidoreductase produces MNEVFDVVVVGAGFAGITAARDLTAEGKSVVVLEGRDRIGGRTYTDDKIGRPVELGGAYVHWTQPNLWREMQRHGLELSTPEPIERVHWLADGALHSGTEAEFDALAGPGMEKFVEDAREHFPFPYDVHATDIGEIDLETFADRMKRLDLDPAERDMLDGILSYTVAAPDQQAVAQLLRWAALYFGDWRALWESGAYWRIATGTKSLIEAIAADSSADIRLSTPVSAITNEGEEVVVTTRSGDTIRAKAAVVAVPVNALNTIEFSPALSEGSQRLSDEGHPMRNRKMWVRVKGEIEAFTAYAPLGANPITIAMTEYRLDGDSLIVCFCPDATAIDADDKDAVQEALRAYVPDLEVVDTDGHDWVDDEFSQGTWMMMRPGQLSSAVPDIQKPHGRVYFAGSDIAPTFVGWIEGALESGALAARNVVRDQAAGDPQA; encoded by the coding sequence ATGAACGAAGTATTTGACGTAGTCGTCGTGGGGGCCGGGTTCGCCGGCATCACCGCCGCCCGAGACCTGACCGCAGAGGGGAAGTCGGTCGTCGTCCTCGAGGGACGCGACCGCATCGGTGGCCGTACCTACACCGATGACAAAATCGGGCGACCGGTGGAACTCGGTGGCGCCTACGTGCATTGGACACAGCCGAACCTGTGGCGGGAGATGCAGCGGCACGGTCTCGAACTGTCGACGCCCGAGCCGATCGAGCGCGTCCACTGGCTCGCAGACGGTGCACTGCACTCGGGCACCGAGGCGGAGTTCGACGCCCTCGCCGGCCCCGGCATGGAGAAGTTCGTCGAAGACGCCCGCGAGCACTTCCCGTTTCCCTACGACGTCCACGCCACGGACATCGGGGAGATCGACCTGGAGACCTTCGCCGACCGGATGAAGCGACTCGATCTCGACCCCGCCGAACGCGACATGCTCGACGGCATCCTCTCCTACACGGTGGCCGCGCCCGACCAGCAGGCGGTGGCGCAGCTGCTCCGTTGGGCTGCACTGTACTTCGGTGATTGGCGGGCCTTGTGGGAGTCGGGCGCCTACTGGCGTATCGCGACCGGAACCAAGAGCCTGATCGAGGCGATCGCGGCCGACTCGTCGGCTGATATTCGGCTGTCCACTCCGGTGTCGGCGATCACGAACGAAGGCGAGGAAGTGGTCGTCACCACCCGATCAGGGGACACGATCCGCGCCAAGGCTGCCGTCGTGGCCGTCCCGGTCAACGCCCTCAACACGATCGAGTTCTCGCCCGCGCTGAGCGAGGGCAGCCAGCGTCTCTCCGACGAGGGTCATCCGATGCGCAACCGCAAGATGTGGGTCCGGGTCAAGGGCGAGATCGAGGCGTTCACCGCCTACGCCCCGCTGGGAGCCAACCCCATCACCATCGCCATGACCGAATACCGACTCGACGGTGACAGCTTGATCGTGTGCTTCTGTCCCGACGCTACGGCGATCGACGCCGATGACAAGGACGCGGTGCAGGAGGCCTTGCGTGCGTACGTGCCGGACCTCGAGGTCGTGGACACCGATGGGCACGACTGGGTGGACGACGAATTCTCACAGGGCACCTGGATGATGATGCGTCCCGGGCAGTTGTCGTCGGCGGTTCCGGACATTCAGAAGCCGCACGGCCGTGTCTACTTCGCCGGAAGCGATATCGCCCCGACGTTCGTCGGGTGGATCGAGGGTGCACTCGAAAGCGGCGCACTCGCGGCCCGGAATGTGGTGCGCGATCAGGCGGCCGGCGACCCGCAGGCTTGA
- a CDS encoding NAD(P)/FAD-dependent oxidoreductase, translated as MASQIVVVGGSLGGLRAAEQLRVNGWSGALTVVGAEAHLPYNRPPLSKNVLVSPDISALTAAELVDYPGVALRRRAQVEDVSFVLDTQVASAALSDRSLLTVDGRELAYDGLVIATGLRPRRLPIAGFDRHRHALRTLDDAIALRGQLTPGTAVVVVGGGFIGCEVAASACRLGCQVTVVEPFAAPMLRPLGAELARTVQTFHEDKGVSFRLGRSVSTLAGRASDPATLGAVVLDDGTELEADVLVEAVGSNPNVEWLAGNGLDLSDGVLCDNMMRVEARENVVAVGDVARFPNPRFGSTPRRVEHWCIPADTAHRAATTLIRGLSTAENGDRDPAPFAPLPSFWSDQFDVRIQGFGRTEHADRIEVLEGGFAPGWVSEGVVVGYFRQSTMTGVVIAGGTPAQRLRHKTLLEGVG; from the coding sequence ATGGCATCCCAGATCGTCGTCGTCGGCGGGTCTCTCGGCGGGCTCCGCGCCGCTGAACAGCTGCGTGTGAACGGCTGGTCGGGTGCACTGACGGTCGTCGGCGCGGAGGCTCATCTTCCCTACAACCGTCCGCCGCTGTCGAAGAACGTCCTGGTGTCCCCCGATATCAGCGCGCTCACGGCAGCCGAGCTCGTCGACTACCCGGGTGTCGCCCTGCGGCGCCGTGCACAGGTTGAGGACGTGTCCTTCGTTCTGGACACTCAGGTCGCCAGTGCCGCGTTGTCGGATCGAAGTCTGCTGACCGTCGACGGACGGGAGTTGGCCTACGACGGTCTGGTCATCGCGACCGGTCTGCGGCCCCGCCGGTTGCCGATCGCAGGTTTCGACCGTCACCGTCACGCACTCCGTACCCTCGACGATGCGATCGCCTTGCGCGGTCAACTGACCCCGGGAACCGCCGTGGTCGTCGTCGGTGGCGGCTTCATCGGATGCGAGGTCGCGGCCAGTGCGTGCCGGCTCGGATGCCAGGTCACCGTCGTCGAACCGTTCGCCGCGCCGATGCTGCGCCCCCTCGGCGCCGAGCTCGCCCGCACCGTGCAAACCTTCCACGAAGACAAGGGCGTGAGCTTCCGGCTGGGTAGATCGGTCTCGACCCTGGCCGGGCGGGCATCGGATCCCGCGACGCTCGGTGCCGTCGTACTCGACGACGGAACCGAACTCGAAGCCGACGTCCTGGTCGAGGCGGTCGGGTCGAACCCCAACGTCGAATGGCTTGCCGGCAACGGCCTGGACCTGTCCGACGGCGTCCTCTGCGACAACATGATGCGGGTCGAGGCCCGCGAGAATGTGGTGGCGGTCGGGGATGTGGCACGGTTCCCGAACCCGAGGTTCGGCAGCACCCCGCGCCGTGTCGAACACTGGTGCATTCCGGCCGACACCGCGCACCGCGCGGCCACTACCCTGATCCGCGGGCTGAGCACCGCCGAAAATGGTGACCGGGATCCGGCACCCTTCGCGCCGCTGCCGTCCTTCTGGAGTGACCAATTCGATGTCAGGATCCAGGGATTCGGCCGCACGGAGCACGCTGACCGCATCGAGGTCCTCGAGGGCGGCTTTGCCCCGGGATGGGTCTCGGAGGGGGTCGTGGTCGGCTACTTCCGGCAATCCACGATGACCGGCGTCGTCATCGCCGGAGGCACGCCTGCGCAACGGCTGCGGCACAAAACCCTTCTCGAGGGCGTGGGCTGA
- a CDS encoding enoyl-CoA hydratase/isomerase family protein: MTLSGGDLLVTIDNQIGRIILNRPEKKNSFTVAMLEDWAQALREFQRDERVRVVVVRGTGGAFCAGADLTDIGEIDRTPLTNRRLMTDTVHQVARAVDDLTKPLIAGVSGPAVGAGMDMALMCDYRIASTTARFSEGYIRVGLVPGDGGCFYLPRLIGRSRALRLLWTGEFVTAEQALDWNLVDEVCTDGEFDTRLDAFAAQIAGQPPVAVQMIKSAVRQSDTGDLRSALDLIASHQAVAMTTADSIEALDAYTTRRTPVFEGR, encoded by the coding sequence ATGACCCTTTCCGGAGGTGACCTTCTCGTCACCATCGACAACCAGATCGGGCGCATCATCCTCAACCGGCCCGAGAAGAAGAATTCCTTCACCGTCGCCATGCTCGAGGACTGGGCGCAGGCGCTGCGCGAGTTCCAGCGGGACGAGCGGGTGCGGGTGGTCGTGGTCCGAGGGACCGGTGGGGCCTTCTGCGCCGGCGCCGATCTCACCGACATCGGTGAGATCGACCGCACACCTCTGACCAACCGCAGGCTGATGACCGACACGGTCCACCAGGTGGCACGTGCGGTCGACGATCTGACCAAACCGCTCATTGCCGGTGTCAGCGGTCCCGCTGTCGGCGCCGGGATGGATATGGCCTTGATGTGTGACTACCGGATCGCCTCGACAACGGCACGGTTCTCCGAGGGGTACATCCGCGTCGGTCTGGTGCCCGGAGACGGCGGCTGCTTCTACCTGCCGCGGCTGATCGGCCGCTCCCGCGCGCTCCGGTTGCTGTGGACCGGCGAGTTCGTGACCGCCGAACAGGCCCTCGATTGGAATCTCGTCGACGAAGTCTGCACCGACGGCGAGTTCGACACCCGGCTCGATGCCTTCGCCGCCCAGATCGCCGGACAGCCGCCCGTGGCGGTTCAGATGATCAAAAGCGCGGTACGCCAATCCGATACCGGTGATCTGCGGTCGGCACTCGACCTGATCGCCTCCCACCAGGCGGTGGCGATGACCACCGCCGATTCGATCGAGGCCCTCGACGCCTACACCACCCGACGAACCCCCGTATTCGAGGGACGATGA
- a CDS encoding ester cyclase has product MRPGLYNFVKDMDKAWTAERPHEAIAAHFAEDGVLHDMTSPGPVTGRAAIAEALSAFTNAFSSMEFQSDVIADDGETATVEWTVTGVHTGELDGIAPTGNRIEVRGVNLLTCKPDGQLREERSYWDSGTLLRQLGVFDN; this is encoded by the coding sequence GTGCGCCCCGGCTTGTACAACTTCGTCAAGGACATGGATAAGGCATGGACGGCTGAGCGGCCCCATGAGGCAATTGCCGCTCATTTCGCGGAGGACGGCGTCCTGCACGACATGACCTCACCCGGGCCGGTCACCGGCCGAGCCGCGATCGCAGAAGCCCTCAGCGCGTTCACGAACGCCTTCTCCTCGATGGAATTTCAGAGTGACGTCATCGCCGATGATGGTGAGACCGCCACCGTCGAATGGACCGTAACCGGAGTGCATACCGGGGAACTCGACGGAATCGCCCCGACCGGTAACCGCATCGAGGTACGCGGGGTCAACCTGCTCACCTGCAAACCCGACGGACAGTTGCGCGAGGAGCGCTCGTACTGGGACTCGGGGACGCTGCTTCGTCAGCTCGGAGTCTTCGACAACTGA